The Stigmatopora argus isolate UIUO_Sarg chromosome 16, RoL_Sarg_1.0, whole genome shotgun sequence genome has a window encoding:
- the pou5f3 gene encoding POU domain, class 5, transcription factor 1, producing the protein MSERPQSPGSEYQSRPYDFSRACTQMLGQEGLGGPPSFHQLPLPEASLLYKQPPYGALPSSAAQGFFPFPVGGGEYRGSELQAGDFGQPKHWYAFAAPEYIGQAPGVVAAMQPSNLSPPIAESREQIKLSGIKTEKDTGDEYPSEGKQQQPYPPASAAMPGVFYTNPWNPSFWPGISHLTPPGSGGSSNQNPSTSSASSPSMSPSPPSNGVPANAFFGANPGQSAPGPQGQNPASSTRSSGSSSGGCSDSEEENLSTEELEQFAKELKHKRITLGFTQADVGLALGNLYGKMFSQTTICRFEALQLSFKNMCKLKPLLQRWLNEAETSENPQDMYKIERVFVDTRKRKRRTSLEGAVRSALESYFVKCPKPNTQEITHISDDLGLERDVVRVWFCNRRQKGKRLALPMDEECDGQYYEQSPSPLNMAASPIPGQVFPPQAAYPGAPPPLYMPPLHRPDVLKQALHPGLVGHMTG; encoded by the exons ATGTCCGAACGACCCCAAAGTCCGGGTTCGGAGTATCAAAGCCGCCCGTATGATTTCAGCCGGGCTTGCACGCAGATGTTGGGCCAAGAGGGCCTCGGAGGTCCGCCTAGCTTCCACCAACTCCCCTTGCCAGAAGCCAGCTTGCTCTACAAACAGCCCCCTTACGGGGCACTGCCTTCCTCCGCCGCTCAGGGCTTTTTCCCCTTCCCGGTGGGCGGCGGTGAGTACCGAGGTTCCGAGCTCCAGGCCGGGGATTTCGGCCAGCCCAAACACTGGTACGCCTTCGCGGCGCCCGAGTACATCGGGCAGGCACCCGGCGTGGTCGCGGCCATGCAGCCGTCCAACCTCAGCCCCCCCATCGCCGAGAGCCGCGAGCAAATCAAACTCAGCGGTATCAAGACGGAGAAAGACACCGGGGACGAGTACCCGAGCGAGGGGAAGCAGCAACAGCCGTACCCGCCGGCTTCGGCCGCCATGCCCGGCGTCTTTTACACCAACCCCTGGAACCCGTCCTTTTGGCCTGGTATCAGCCACCTGACGCCGCCCGGCAGCGGGGGGAGTAGTAACCAGAATCCGTCGACGTCTTCCGCTTCGTCGCCGTCCATGTCGCCCTCGCCGCCCAGCAACGGCGTTCCGGCGAACGCCTTCTTCGGCGCCAATCCCGGCCAGTCCGCCCCGGGGCCTCAAGGCCAGAATCCGGCCTCGTCTACGCGGAGCAGCGGCTCGTCCAGCGGCGGCTGCAGTGACTCGGAAGAG GAAAACCTTTCTACTGAAGAATTGGAGCAGTTCGCTAAAGAACTTAAACACAAACGCATCACTCTGGGTTTCACTCAAGCTGACGTTGGCCTTGCATTAGGTAACCTTTATG GTAAGATGTTTAGCCAGACGACCATTTGCCGCTTTGAGGCGCTCCAGTTGAGCTTCAAGAACATGTGCAAACTGAAGCCCCTCCTCCAAAGATGGCTGAATGAGGCCGAAACGTCGGAAAATCCCCAGGAT ATGTACAAGATCGAACGAGTATTCGTGGACACCAGGAAGAGGAAGCGGAGGACCAGCCTTGAAGGAGCGGTTCGCTCGGCTTTGGAGTCTTACTTTGTCAAGTGTCCTAAACCCAACACTCAAGAGATCACGCACATTTCAGACGATTTGGGCCTAGAGAGAGAT GTTGTCCGTGTGTGGTTCTGCAACCGGAGACAGAAGGGAAAGCGCCTGGCTCTGCCGATGGACGAAGAGTGTGACGGCCAGTACTACGAGCAGAGCCCTTCGCCCCTCAACATGGCCGCGTCCCCCATACCCGGCCAGGTCTTCCCTCCACAGGCCGCCTACCCTGGAGCCCCACCGCCGCTTTACATGCCGCCGCTTCATCGCCCCGACGTCCTGAAGCAAGCGCTGCACCCCGGACTGGTCGGTCACATGACAGGATAG